From the genome of Camelus dromedarius isolate mCamDro1 chromosome 19, mCamDro1.pat, whole genome shotgun sequence, one region includes:
- the POU5F1 gene encoding POU domain, class 5, transcription factor 1 yields MAGHLASDFAFSPPPGGGGDGPGGPEPGWVDPRTWLSFQGPPGGSGIGPGVGPGAEVWGLPPCPPPYDFCGGMAYCGPQVGVGLVPQGGLETPQPEAEAGAGVESNSEGASPEPCAAPAGAVKLDKEKQEPTPEESQDIKALQKDLEQFAKLLKQKRITLGYTQADVGLTLGVLFGKVFSQTTICRFEALQLSFKNMCKLRPLLQKWVEEADNNENLQEICKAETLVQARKRKRTSIENRVRGNLESMFLQCPKPTLQQISHIAQQLGLEKDVVRVWFCNRRQKGKRSSSDYSQREDFEAAGSPFSGGPVSFPLAPGPHFSTPGYGGPHFTTLYSPVPFPEGEAFPSVSVTTLGSPMHSN; encoded by the exons ATGGCGGGACACCTGGCTTCCGACTTCGCCTTCTCGCCACCACCGGGCGGTGGAGGCGATGGGCCAGGAGGGCCAGAGCCGGGCTGGGTTGATCCTCGGACCTGGCTGAGCTTCCAAGGGCCTCCCGGTGGGTCAGGAATCGGGCCGGGGGTTGGGCCGGGGGCCGAGGTGTGGGGGCTTCCCCCGTGTCCCCCGCCCTATGACTTCTGCGGAGGGATGGCCTACTGTGGACCTCAGGTCGGTGTGGGGCTGGTGCCCCAAGGCGGCCTGGAGACCCCTCAGCCCGAGGCCGAGGCGGGAGCCGGGGTGGAGAGCAACTCCGAGGGGGCCTCCCCGGAGCCCTGCGCCGCCCCGGCTGGCGCCGTGAAGCTGGACAAGGAGAAGCAGGAGCCAACCCCCGAGGAG TCCCAGGACATCAAAGCTCTTCAGAAAGACCTGGAACAATTTGCCAAGCTCCTGAAGCAGAAGAGGATCACCCTGGGATATACCCAGGCCGATGTGGGGCTCACCCTAGGGGTTCTCTTTG GGAAAGTGTTCAGCCAAACGACCATCTGCCGTTTTGAGGCTCTGCAGCTCAGTTTCAAGAACATGTGTAAGCTGCGGCCCCTGCTGCAGAAGTGGGTGGAGGAAGCTGACAACAACGAGAATCtacaggag ATATGCAAAGCAGAGACCCTTGTGCAGGCCCGGAAGAGAAAGCGGACTAGTATCGAGAACCGAGTGAGAGGCAACCTGGAGAGCATGTTCCTGCAGTGCCCAAAACCTACCCTGCAGCAGATCAGCCACATCGCCCAGCAGCTCGGGCTTGAGAAGGAT GTGGTCCGAGTGTGGTTCTGCAACCGTCGCCAGAAGGGCAAACGATCAAGCAGTGACTATTCGCAACGAGAGGATTTTGAGGCTGCTGGGTCTCCTTTCTCAGGGGGACCAGTATCCTTTCCTCTGGCACCAGGGCCCCACTTTAGTACCCCGGGCTACGGGGGCCCTCACTTCACCACACTGTACTCCCCGGTCCCATTCCCTGAGGGTGAGGCCTTTCCCTCGGTGTCTGTCACCACTCTGGGCTCTCCCATGCATTCAAACTGA
- the TCF19 gene encoding transcription factor 19 isoform X1, with protein MLPCFQLLRIGGGKGVDLYTFHPPSGTGCTYRLGCRADLCDVALRPQQEPGLISGVHAELHAERRGDDWRVSLEDHSSQGTLVNNVRLPRGHRLELSDGDLLTFGPEGPPGTSPSEFYMFQQVRVKPQDFAAITIPRSRGDQGTGTGFQPVLPSQGAPQRPLSTLSPAPKATLILNSIGSLSKLHSQPLTFSRSGGVLQSRPTPTPPGEVGTTPSAPAPRNRRKSAHRVLAELDDEREAPESPPPVLMEPRKKLRVEKTPPTPSGNRRGRPRKHPVSTPRAPPAVGGGEPCAAPCCCLPQEETVAWVQCDGCDIWFHVACVGCSIQAAREADF; from the exons ATGCTGCCCTGCTTCCAGCTGCTGCGCATAGGGGGCGGCAAGGGTGTCGATCTCTACACCTTCCACCCTCCAAGCGGGACTGGCTGCACCTACCGCCTGGGCTGCCGGGCCGACCTGTGTGATGTGGCCCTGCGGCCCCAGCAGGAGCCTGGCCTCATCTCTGGAGTCCACGCAGAGCTGCACGCTGAGCGTCGGGGCGATGACTGGAGGGTCAGCCTGGAGGACCATAGCAGCCAAG GGACTTTGGTCAATAATGTCCGACTCCCAAGGGGTCACAGGCTGGAGTTGAGTGATGGTGACCTTCTGACCTTTGGTCCAGAAGGCCCCCCAGGAACCAGCCCCTCGGAGTTCTACATGTTTCAGCAAGTCCGAGTCAAACCTCAAGATTTTGCTGCCATTACCATTCCACGGTCTAGGGGAGACCAGGGAACCGGGACTGGTTTCCAGCCCGTGCTGCCCTCCCAAGGGGCTCCACAGCGCCCCCTCAgcaccctctcccctgcccccaaagcCACGCTGATCCTCAACTCCATTGGCAGCCTCAGCAAGCTCCActcccagcccctcaccttcTCTCGGAGTGGGGGGGTGCTACAGAGCCGGCCCACTCCAACTCCCCCTGGGGAAGTAGGGACCACCCCTTCTGCCCCAGCCCCAAGAAACCGGAGGAAATCAGCTCACCGAGTGCTGGCAGAACTGGATGATGAGAGAGAGGCTCCCGAGAGCCCCCCACCAGTCCTTATGGAGCCCAGGAAGAAACTCCGTGTAGAGAAGACTCCACCGACACCCAGTGG AAATCGACGTGGGCGTCCTCGGAAGCACCCAGTGAGCACGCCCAGGGCCCCCCCTGCAGTTGGGGGCGGGGAGCCCTGTGCAGCCCCTTGTTGCTGCCTACCCCAAGAAGAGACAGTAGCCTGGGTTCAGTGTGATGGTTGTGACATCTGGTTCCACGTGGCCTGTGTTGGCTGCAGCATCCAGGCTGCCAGGGAAGCCGACTTTTGA
- the TCF19 gene encoding transcription factor 19 isoform X2 → MLPCFQLLRIGGGKGVDLYTFHPPSGTGCTYRLGCRADLCDVALRPQQEPGLISGVHAELHAERRGDDWRVSLEDHSSQGTLVNNVRLPRGHRLELSDGDLLTFGPEGPPGTSPSEFYMFQQVRVKPQDFAAITIPRSRGDQGTGTGFQPVLPSQGAPQRPLSTLSPAPKATLILNSIGSLSKLHSQPLTFSRSGGVLQSRPTPTPPGEVGTTPSAPAPRNRRKSAHRVLAELDDEREAPESPPPVLMEPRKKLRVEKTPPTPSGRE, encoded by the exons ATGCTGCCCTGCTTCCAGCTGCTGCGCATAGGGGGCGGCAAGGGTGTCGATCTCTACACCTTCCACCCTCCAAGCGGGACTGGCTGCACCTACCGCCTGGGCTGCCGGGCCGACCTGTGTGATGTGGCCCTGCGGCCCCAGCAGGAGCCTGGCCTCATCTCTGGAGTCCACGCAGAGCTGCACGCTGAGCGTCGGGGCGATGACTGGAGGGTCAGCCTGGAGGACCATAGCAGCCAAG GGACTTTGGTCAATAATGTCCGACTCCCAAGGGGTCACAGGCTGGAGTTGAGTGATGGTGACCTTCTGACCTTTGGTCCAGAAGGCCCCCCAGGAACCAGCCCCTCGGAGTTCTACATGTTTCAGCAAGTCCGAGTCAAACCTCAAGATTTTGCTGCCATTACCATTCCACGGTCTAGGGGAGACCAGGGAACCGGGACTGGTTTCCAGCCCGTGCTGCCCTCCCAAGGGGCTCCACAGCGCCCCCTCAgcaccctctcccctgcccccaaagcCACGCTGATCCTCAACTCCATTGGCAGCCTCAGCAAGCTCCActcccagcccctcaccttcTCTCGGAGTGGGGGGGTGCTACAGAGCCGGCCCACTCCAACTCCCCCTGGGGAAGTAGGGACCACCCCTTCTGCCCCAGCCCCAAGAAACCGGAGGAAATCAGCTCACCGAGTGCTGGCAGAACTGGATGATGAGAGAGAGGCTCCCGAGAGCCCCCCACCAGTCCTTATGGAGCCCAGGAAGAAACTCCGTGTAGAGAAGACTCCACCGACACCCAGTGG GAGGGAATGA